The following coding sequences lie in one Arabidopsis thaliana chromosome 3, partial sequence genomic window:
- the SOS5 gene encoding Fasciclin-like arabinogalactan family protein (salt overly sensitive 5 (SOS5); FUNCTIONS IN: polysaccharide binding; INVOLVED IN: multidimensional cell growth, cell adhesion, response to stress; LOCATED IN: anchored to plasma membrane, plasma membrane, external side of plasma membrane, anchored to membrane; EXPRESSED IN: cultured cell; CONTAINS InterPro DOMAIN/s: FAS1 domain (InterPro:IPR000782); BEST Arabidopsis thaliana protein match is: FASCICLIN-like arabinogalactan protein 8 (TAIR:AT2G45470.1); Has 1011 Blast hits to 932 proteins in 123 species: Archae - 6; Bacteria - 104; Metazoa - 24; Fungi - 33; Plants - 770; Viruses - 0; Other Eukaryotes - 74 (source: NCBI BLink).), with product MANVISISHFTLLALPYLLLLLSSTAAAINVTAVLSSFPNLSSFSNLLVSSGIAAELSGRNSLTLLAVPNSQFSSASLDLTRRLPPSALADLLRFHVLLQFLSDSDLRRIPPSGSAVTTLYEASGRTFFGSGSVNVTRDPASGSVTIGSPATKNVTVLKLLETKPPNITVLTVDSLIVPTGIDITASETLTPPPTSTSLSPPPAGINLTQILINGHNFNVALSLLVASGVITEFENDERGAGITVFVPTDSAFSDLPSNVNLQSLPAEQKAFVLKFHVLHSYYTLGSLESITNPVQPTLATEEMGAGSYTLNISRVNGSIVTINSGVVLAVVTQTAFDQNPVSVFGVSKVLLPKELFPKSGQPVATAPPQEISLSPESSSEQPSRLVSPPREIVSSGAVKRPLGFLVLWCWCIAFCYVLV from the coding sequence ATGGCGAACGTAATCTCAATTTCCCATTTTACCCTTCTCGCATTACCTTATTTACTTCTCCTCCTATCTTCCACCGCCGCCGCAATTAACGTCACCGCCGTCCTCTCCTCTTTCCCTAATCTCTCATCTTTCTCAAACCTCCTCGTCTCTTCCGGCATCGCTGCCGAACTCTCCGGTAGAAACTCATTAACCCTCCTCGCCGTTCCCAATTCTCAATTCTCCTCCGCCTCCTTGGACCTCACGCGCCGCCTACCTCCTTCCGCCCTAGCAGATCTCCTCCGCTTCCATGTCCTCCTCCAGTTCCTTTCAGATTCCGATCTCCGACGTATTCCACCGTCAGGCTCCGCCGTCACTACTCTCTACGAAGCTTCCGGTCGTACATTCTTTGGATCTGGATCCGTTAACGTAACCCGTGACCCGGCTTCAGGATCCGTCACGATCGGATCTCCAGCCACCAAAAACGTCACTGTGTTAAAGCTTCTCGAGACCAAACCTCCCAACATAACCGTCCTCACCGTGGACTCCCTCATCGTCCCCACCGGAATCGATATCACCGCATCGGAGACTCTCACTCCACCGCCGACGTCAACATCTCTCTCCCCTCCACCGGCGGGAATCAATCTCACTCAGATACTAATCAACGGACACAACTTCAACGTCGCTCTATCCCTCCTCGTCGCTTCCGGTGTCATAACAGAATTCGAAAACGACGAACGTGGCGCCGGCATCACAGTCTTCGTCCCCACCGACTCCGCCTTCTCCGATCTCCCTTCCAACGTTAACCTCCAGTCATTACCGGCGGAGCAAAAAGCATTCGTGTTAAAATTCCACGTGCTACATTCATACTACACTCTCGGTTCACTAGAATCAATAACCAACCCGGTTCAACCGACATTAGCCACTGAAGAAATGGGAGCCGGTTCATACACTCTCAACATCTCCCGGGTTAACGGGTCAATCGTAACGATCAATTCGGGTGTGGTTTTAGCTGTTGTGACTCAAACGGCTTTTGATCAAAACCCGGTTTCTGTTTTCGGAGTATCCAAAGTTCTTTTGCCTAAAGAACTATTTCCAAAATCGGGTCAACCCGTTGCCACAGCTCCTCCACAGGAGATTTCTTTGTCGCCGGAGAGTTCTAGTGAACAGCCGTCACGACTAGTATCACCACCGCGTGAGATAGTTTCTTCCGGCGCGGTTAAAAGACCACTTGGTTTCTTGGTCTTGTGGTGTTGGTGTATAgcattttgttatgttttggtatga
- the TIM9 gene encoding Tim10/DDP family zinc finger protein (TIM9; CONTAINS InterPro DOMAIN/s: Mitochondrial inner membrane translocase complex, Tim8/9/10/13-zinc finger-like (InterPro:IPR004217); Has 542 Blast hits to 542 proteins in 190 species: Archae - 0; Bacteria - 0; Metazoa - 275; Fungi - 165; Plants - 60; Viruses - 0; Other Eukaryotes - 42 (source: NCBI BLink).), which translates to MDASMMAGLDGLPEEDKAKMASMIDQLQLRDSLRMYNSLVERCFVDCVDSFTRKSLQKQEETCVMRCAEKFLKHTMRVGMRFAELNQNAPTQD; encoded by the exons ATGGACGCAAGCATGATGGCTGGACTTGATGGTCTTCCTGAAGAAGACAAAGCCAAAATGGCCTCCATGATCGATCAGCTTCAGCTCCGTGATAG TTTGAGGATGTACAATTCATTGGTGGAGAGGTGTTTCGTGGACTGTGTTGATAGCTTCACACGCAAATCTCTGCAGAAACAAGAGGAGACTTGTGTGATGCGTTGCGCTGAGAAGTTCCTTAAGCATACGATGCGTGTTGGTATGCGGTTTGCTGAGCTCAATCAGAACGCACCAACCCAAGACTGA